Below is a genomic region from Nitrospirota bacterium.
CCTCTGGAGGAGTGTCAGATATAAATGATATAAAGAGGTTAATGCAACTCCCGATTGAAGGGGTAGTCGTTGGCAAGGCGATATATTCAGGATCGCTGGATCTGAGAGAAGCAATTGAACTTACAAAATCTTTTCAATCTCACTCTTAATCCAATCAGAGCCTTTTTCTTTTCCCTCTTTATAAATTCTAATTATCCTTTCTGCAGATCCTTTTGCCTTATTATATCCAAGTATCCTTGCAACCTCAATATGTCTCCAATCACCACTCTTGCGAAACTCTAAATAGGAATCTAATATCTCTGGAAATAACAATCGTCTCAGGTCTTTCAACTGGGATACATAAAATCCAAGAGAGCCCTTTTTATGATTTGAGACGATGTGATCAAGCATACCGTTGTCTGTTGTATCAGCAAGGATATCCTTTACTCCCCTTACGAGATGTCCGGCCTTTCCCTCTGAACAGCATGTAATTAATTCATTCCATTCAAAACCGAAAGATGCCCGCTCAATCCATTCACCAATTTCATGGTGAATGTAAGACTCTGCTTCTTCATTAAGGAGGTTTTCCATCGTTTCTTCTATCTCTGATGGAGGCATCTTTCTTCTCGCCACATCCAATCCGTATGAGTCGAAGGCAAAAGAAAGGGCATTCTCATCTTTTACACTTCTGGCATTTACTTCCTCAAGTCTATCCCACAACCAGTATCGAATTGGCTCTTTCCTGCAGATAATATTATCCGTCTGGAGTTGCGCTGGAAAAGTCAATAGATCTCTTGCGAGTTCTTCATTTAATATGTAAATATTGACCCCTGATGTTTTAAGGACTTCCTGCCTCTTTTTTTCGATTTTACCCAGAAAAAAGGTTGGCTTTGTACCGACATACCCGGCACCGTATAAAAGATTCACTGGGGTCAGATGAACATTTATTTCCTCTATGTTGAAGGGAGAGAAATCCCTTCCTTCAATAGTTATGTTTCTAAATTCATGCAGGGCGAGAAGGTCCCATCTATTTTCCTTTTCACCTATCCATGCCATCACATCAGAATGGTTTACGCTCTCCCATGGTTTCAATTTCCTTTCCCATCTATACATGTCCCTCAGTTTTAACAGCAGGGTGCAAAGGGAATAGGTTCCCCACGATCTTGCATCCGCAATCTCACAGTTTTCTCTGACCTGCTTTGCTATGGATTCTATGTCAATCATGAGATAGTGGCTTAACAGTTTTGTATGCATTATATCACAGAATCAGTGTAACTTGATTGTTAATAGACATCCATTTTTTTATTGCATTTTATAATAGGTTTGTGATATGTATGAAGTGGCTTTGCCAAATAGAACCAGAAGGCTATCCATCTCCACCAACATAGAGAAGGGGGAAATGTTTTACTTAAAGATCTCGGTATTCTGCGTTGTAATCGTCTTTTGTTTTATCTTTATTGAGCATGTCGATATATCATCAGCCCAGTCACCACATGTGCTTCAGGGAATAAATGATTTTCAGGGGGGACGCTATGAAAAGGCACTCCAGAGTTTTGTTGAAGCGTATAAGCAGGAGCCAAAAAACCCTCTGACTTCGTATTATCTTGGAATGATACATAAAAATATGCAGAATTTCAAAGAAGCCGTCAGGTATCTAAAGATCGCCTTAGACCTTGACCCCAAATTAACTGACCTTTACTATGAGATAGGCGACTCTCTTTTTCAGTTAGGAGAGTTGAAGGAAGCAGACAGATATCTCAGTGAGGCAGAAAGATTCAATGTCAGGCCAGCGAATACCACTATGATGAGAGGGCTTGTCTTTATGAGACTTGGAAAGACCAAAGAGGCGATAAAATACCTAAATAAAGCGAAAGAACTTGAGA
It encodes:
- a CDS encoding Sfum_1244 family protein; protein product: MIDIESIAKQVRENCEIADARSWGTYSLCTLLLKLRDMYRWERKLKPWESVNHSDVMAWIGEKENRWDLLALHEFRNITIEGRDFSPFNIEEINVHLTPVNLLYGAGYVGTKPTFFLGKIEKKRQEVLKTSGVNIYILNEELARDLLTFPAQLQTDNIICRKEPIRYWLWDRLEEVNARSVKDENALSFAFDSYGLDVARRKMPPSEIEETMENLLNEEAESYIHHEIGEWIERASFGFEWNELITCCSEGKAGHLVRGVKDILADTTDNGMLDHIVSNHKKGSLGFYVSQLKDLRRLLFPEILDSYLEFRKSGDWRHIEVARILGYNKAKGSAERIIRIYKEGKEKGSDWIKSEIEKIL